The proteins below come from a single Methanothrix thermoacetophila PT genomic window:
- a CDS encoding isopentenyl phosphate kinase, producing MLKILKLGGSIITDKSRLATARLDQISRIAHEISGIENLIVVHGAGSFGHIHAKNFGLPERFSGEGLLKTHLSVSDLNRIVVEALHDAGVDALPLHPLSSVVLRDGRIHHMSTEVITEMLRRDVVPVLHGDVAMDLSKGAGIVSGDQLVSYMARTLGAGMVAMGTDVDGVMIDGRVLSCITPNDMHSLESHLLPAKGVDVTGGMRGKLAELVELAGIGIDSRIFNAGVAGNVRRALSGESLGTLITGR from the coding sequence ATGCTTAAGATACTGAAGCTTGGCGGGAGCATAATCACAGATAAGAGCAGGCTGGCCACAGCCAGGCTGGACCAGATATCACGGATCGCTCATGAGATATCGGGAATCGAGAATCTCATCGTCGTCCATGGCGCTGGGTCGTTTGGCCACATTCATGCAAAAAATTTCGGGCTCCCTGAGAGGTTCAGCGGAGAGGGTCTGCTGAAGACACACCTCTCCGTCTCGGATCTCAACAGAATCGTGGTCGAAGCGCTGCACGATGCCGGGGTAGATGCACTGCCCCTCCATCCCCTGAGCTCTGTGGTTCTCAGGGATGGCAGGATTCATCACATGAGCACAGAAGTGATCACAGAGATGCTCAGGCGCGATGTGGTTCCTGTGCTCCACGGTGATGTCGCGATGGATCTGTCCAAAGGCGCTGGCATAGTCTCCGGAGACCAGCTTGTGTCTTATATGGCGAGAACTCTTGGAGCTGGGATGGTCGCGATGGGCACTGATGTGGACGGCGTCATGATTGATGGAAGAGTTCTCAGCTGCATAACACCCAATGATATGCATTCTCTCGAATCCCATCTTCTGCCAGCAAAAGGAGTTGATGTGACGGGGGGCATGCGCGGAAAGCTCGCAGAGCTTGTGGAGCTCGCGGGGATCGGCATAGACTCCAGGATATTCAACGCAGGCGTGGCTGGAAATGTCAGACGTGCACTCTCAGGAGAGAGTCTCGGCACCCTCATCACAGGTAGATAG